A genomic region of Thermodesulfobium narugense DSM 14796 contains the following coding sequences:
- a CDS encoding AAA family ATPase: MIENIEFENFKCFERFSVEKLQRVNLIGGKNNIGKTAFLEGIELLAKPKSGFGMCIVTSEILRRRQLKPGFMPQTQSHINELDFDLFNSLGKEIIIKGDISEIKIKFIPAGEVIESQTIQSFLPNTFNFNPLAPQIFQVLPSNQPKTASVQSVEFSYNNETLAVPLQNIININNNNLLVIIRDSKHTLPNVNFISSCSTDETLLTEFYGKVTELDKEEEIDRLINEFDENILKLKAIYGINSATFKLKLKNNNSLIPLSSFGEGINRYIAILCAIWASQDGYLLIDEFENGIHYTNYQRLWRIIFETSKKANCQIFATTHSKECIEAFNEANQENEGVYLELYRVQKKNSISVMKRDYDQLRYSLTHGSEIRGE; encoded by the coding sequence ATGATTGAGAATATCGAATTTGAAAATTTTAAGTGTTTTGAAAGGTTTAGCGTAGAAAAGTTACAAAGAGTCAATCTTATTGGCGGCAAAAATAATATTGGAAAGACGGCTTTTTTAGAAGGAATTGAGCTTTTGGCTAAGCCAAAGTCTGGTTTTGGTATGTGTATTGTTACATCTGAAATCCTTCGAAGAAGGCAGCTAAAACCAGGCTTTATGCCACAAACACAGTCCCATATCAATGAACTTGACTTCGATTTATTTAATAGTTTAGGCAAAGAAATTATTATTAAAGGTGATATATCTGAAATTAAGATAAAATTTATCCCTGCTGGTGAAGTGATAGAATCTCAGACCATCCAATCTTTTCTTCCAAATACTTTTAATTTTAATCCACTTGCTCCCCAAATTTTCCAAGTACTTCCTTCAAACCAACCAAAAACAGCTTCAGTTCAATCTGTAGAATTTTCATATAATAATGAAACCCTTGCTGTACCACTGCAAAATATTATTAATATTAATAACAATAATCTACTTGTAATTATTCGAGATTCAAAACATACTTTACCTAATGTTAATTTTATTTCATCGTGTTCTACTGATGAAACGCTGTTAACAGAATTTTATGGAAAAGTAACCGAATTAGACAAAGAAGAAGAAATCGATCGCCTTATAAACGAATTTGATGAAAATATCTTAAAATTAAAAGCTATTTATGGTATAAATAGTGCTACTTTTAAGTTAAAACTCAAAAATAATAACTCTTTAATTCCTCTTTCATCCTTTGGTGAGGGTATCAATCGCTATATAGCGATTCTTTGTGCAATATGGGCAAGTCAGGATGGATATCTTCTTATAGATGAGTTTGAAAACGGCATTCATTATACCAATTATCAAAGATTATGGAGAATCATATTTGAAACATCTAAGAAGGCAAATTGTCAGATTTTCGCTACCACACATTCAAAAGAGTGTATCGAAGCTTTTAACGAAGCAAATCAAGAAAATGAAGGGGTTTATCTGGAACTTTATCGCGTTCAGAAGAAAAATAGTATTTCTGTTATGAAACGCGATTATGATCAGCTTAGATATTCTTTAACTCATGGCAGCGAAATCCGCGGTGAGTAA
- a CDS encoding glycosyltransferase family 2 protein: MNRETTLAIVIPVYNEGNNILKTLREINGKIRSYNKIYIIYDFDEDTTLKALESVSLNDYKVSLLKNKYGKGALNAIKTGIEESTEDAVLVVMADLSDDLSVADRMFDLIKDGYDVVCGSRYMKGGAQFGGPKLKGLLSRLAGISLHYLTGIPTHDVTNSFKMYSRNALKKINIESTGGFEIGMEITVKTFLSGGKITEVPSTWKDRSEGKSNFKLFRWLPKYIKWYLYAVLKRYF; encoded by the coding sequence TTGAACCGTGAAACAACTTTAGCAATTGTAATTCCTGTCTACAACGAAGGAAATAACATCCTAAAAACCTTAAGAGAAATAAATGGCAAGATAAGGTCCTACAACAAAATCTACATAATATATGACTTTGATGAAGATACCACTTTAAAGGCACTAGAAAGCGTTAGCTTAAATGATTACAAAGTATCTCTCTTGAAAAATAAATATGGCAAAGGTGCTCTAAATGCTATAAAGACAGGCATAGAGGAATCTACTGAAGATGCGGTGCTTGTAGTGATGGCTGATCTATCTGATGACCTATCTGTAGCAGACAGGATGTTTGACTTGATAAAAGATGGATACGATGTGGTCTGTGGTTCAAGGTATATGAAGGGCGGTGCTCAATTTGGCGGACCAAAGCTTAAAGGCCTTCTTTCCAGATTGGCAGGCATCAGCCTTCACTACCTTACAGGCATACCTACCCACGACGTAACAAATAGCTTCAAGATGTACAGTAGGAACGCTCTAAAAAAGATAAATATAGAGAGTACTGGCGGCTTTGAGATAGGCATGGAGATAACTGTGAAGACATTCCTAAGCGGTGGCAAAATAACTGAAGTACCTTCTACCTGGAAAGACAGGTCTGAGGGCAAATCTAACTTTAAGCTTTTTAGATGGCTTCCAAAATATATTAAGTGGTATTTATATGCAGTACTTAAGAGATATTTTTAA
- the istB gene encoding IS21-like element helper ATPase IstB, whose protein sequence is MLNSRIEEYCINLKLKGILENYSFLADKAAKESLSFAEFLCLLLEAEYEARNQRAKQTMLKFAGFPKIKTIDTFDFSSSSVDKTLINEVLSMRFIDETKNILLIGPPGVGKTHLAVAIGYAATQKRIKTKFVTMADLIIQIDTALSQNRLEQYIKKSINFTGLLIIDEFGYFKLNEKQSNLLFQIVNKKYETGSILITTNLSFIRWKEIFNNDEGLTTAILDRLIHHSYIINIKGDSYRLRQKRKAGLIDFSSQEINS, encoded by the coding sequence ATGCTTAATTCAAGGATAGAAGAATACTGCATAAATCTAAAATTAAAGGGCATATTAGAAAACTATAGTTTTCTTGCAGATAAAGCAGCTAAAGAGAGTTTATCCTTTGCTGAATTCCTTTGTCTTCTGCTTGAAGCTGAATATGAAGCAAGAAATCAAAGAGCAAAACAGACTATGCTGAAGTTTGCAGGTTTTCCAAAGATAAAAACTATAGACACCTTTGATTTTTCATCTTCATCAGTTGATAAAACACTGATAAATGAAGTTCTATCAATGAGGTTTATTGATGAGACAAAAAACATTCTCCTTATTGGGCCTCCTGGTGTAGGAAAAACTCATCTTGCTGTAGCTATAGGTTATGCTGCTACACAGAAGAGGATAAAGACAAAGTTCGTAACAATGGCTGATTTGATTATACAAATAGATACTGCACTATCTCAAAATAGACTGGAGCAATACATAAAGAAGTCTATAAATTTTACAGGGCTGCTTATTATTGATGAGTTTGGATACTTTAAGCTCAATGAGAAACAATCAAACCTACTGTTTCAGATAGTTAACAAGAAATATGAGACGGGCTCTATATTAATAACCACAAATCTTTCTTTTATCAGATGGAAAGAGATTTTCAACAATGATGAAGGCTTAACTACAGCTATACTAGATAGACTTATTCATCACAGTTATATCATAAACATCAAGGGAGATAGTTATAGACTAAGACAGAAGAGAAAGGCAGGATTAATTGACTTTAGTTCACAGGAAATTAACAGCTAA
- a CDS encoding type II toxin-antitoxin system HicA family toxin, with amino-acid sequence MKVLLKSGFVEQRQKGSHKIFKRGELRVTVPVHSKVLKKGTLSSIIKQSGLRVEEFF; translated from the coding sequence ATAAAAGTACTTCTGAAATCTGGTTTTGTGGAACAAAGGCAAAAGGGGAGTCATAAGATTTTTAAAAGGGGTGAATTGCGAGTAACCGTGCCGGTTCATTCAAAAGTGCTGAAAAAAGGAACATTAAGTAGCATTATTAAGCAATCAGGGCTTAGAGTAGAGGAATTTTTTTAA
- a CDS encoding type II toxin-antitoxin system HicB family antitoxin, translating to MNHYKVILEPQEESGYTAFVPALPGYISEGDTYKEALENKEDLNSSNKST from the coding sequence ATGAATCATTATAAAGTCATATTGGAACCTCAAGAAGAGAGTGGGTATACTGCATTTGTTCCAGCTCTTCCTGGGTATATTTCTGAGGGCGATACTTATAAAGAAGCGCTTGAGAATAAAGAGGATCTTAACAGCTCCAACAAATCTACTTAA
- a CDS encoding GtrA family protein: MNADKTFLSHKERVIRFILIGLISAAFNFLLIYIFIDLFKMNSTFLKNASNFIALVLSILFAFFLHRAWTWGDCAFEKGYKLFKQLILFYSSNTFAIVIRTVSFAFFDYFFKLNYILNVAIGIGIASLLNYVVYDKAIFKR, encoded by the coding sequence TTGAATGCTGATAAAACTTTTCTCTCGCATAAAGAAAGAGTAATCAGGTTTATCCTGATAGGCTTAATCTCTGCTGCTTTCAACTTTCTTCTGATATATATCTTTATAGATCTCTTCAAGATGAACTCTACTTTTTTAAAAAACGCTTCAAACTTTATTGCCTTGGTTTTGAGCATATTGTTTGCATTCTTCCTGCACAGGGCCTGGACCTGGGGAGACTGCGCTTTTGAAAAAGGCTACAAGCTTTTCAAACAATTAATTCTTTTCTACTCTTCCAACACATTTGCAATTGTCATCAGAACTGTTTCTTTTGCCTTCTTTGACTACTTTTTTAAATTAAACTATATATTAAACGTTGCAATTGGAATCGGAATAGCTTCACTGTTAAATTATGTAGTCTACGACAAGGCAATCTTTAAGAGATAA
- the istA gene encoding IS21 family transposase produces MISKEEFVLIHTLYAQGVSIRKIAHMLGINRRTVSKRLKEKDLEPYSKRTYPSKLDKFKDYINKRISQAHPDRIPSTVLLNEIKDIGYEGSLRILQEYTKSVYDKLKLNKKENEEIIRFETDKGFQAQVDWTTVRSGKKPIYAFVMVLSYSRAAFVYFTDNMWQDIFQSCHIKAFDYFGGIPKTILYDNLKSVVIQRDKYGQNEHGFNNKFLDFSKGLFIPKLCKPYRAKTKGKVERFNLYLKNNFYKPLKAKLKNTPIDITPDLLNAYIFSWLTSANNRIHATTNKKPFDMLKEELSYLSKVPNNLFVSEKDSNKNNIKDSNKNSKKEVYMDKSFHPYYTNLSEYEKLLIGEDNYA; encoded by the coding sequence ATGATTAGCAAGGAGGAGTTTGTTTTGATTCACACACTGTATGCACAGGGAGTTTCCATAAGAAAGATTGCCCATATGTTGGGCATTAATAGACGGACTGTCTCAAAGAGATTAAAGGAGAAGGATCTAGAACCCTACAGCAAAAGGACTTATCCTTCAAAACTTGATAAATTCAAAGACTACATAAACAAAAGGATAAGTCAGGCTCATCCAGACAGAATTCCATCTACAGTGCTTTTGAATGAAATTAAGGATATAGGATATGAAGGAAGTCTAAGAATACTTCAGGAATACACAAAATCAGTTTATGACAAACTAAAGCTAAATAAAAAAGAAAATGAGGAAATTATCAGGTTCGAAACAGATAAAGGCTTTCAAGCTCAAGTTGACTGGACAACTGTTAGAAGTGGAAAGAAGCCAATCTATGCTTTTGTTATGGTTTTATCCTATTCAAGAGCAGCTTTTGTTTACTTTACAGACAACATGTGGCAGGACATATTCCAATCCTGCCACATAAAAGCGTTTGACTACTTTGGCGGGATACCAAAGACTATACTCTATGATAACCTAAAATCTGTAGTAATTCAAAGAGATAAATATGGGCAAAATGAACATGGCTTTAACAACAAATTTCTTGATTTTTCCAAAGGTCTATTTATACCAAAACTATGTAAGCCCTACAGAGCTAAAACCAAGGGAAAGGTTGAAAGATTCAATCTATATCTAAAAAATAACTTTTATAAACCATTGAAGGCAAAGCTAAAGAATACGCCAATAGATATAACACCAGATCTCTTAAATGCCTATATATTTTCCTGGCTTACCAGTGCAAATAACAGGATTCATGCAACAACAAACAAAAAACCCTTTGATATGTTAAAAGAGGAACTAAGTTATTTAAGTAAAGTACCAAATAATCTATTTGTAAGTGAAAAAGATAGTAATAAAAATAATATTAAAGATAGTAATAAAAACAGTAAGAAAGAAGTTTACATGGACAAAAGCTTTCATCCTTACTACACAAACCTTTCTGAGTATGAAAAGCTCTTAATAGGAGAAGACAACTATGCTTAA
- a CDS encoding metal-dependent hydrolase, with protein sequence MSIYSHIAFSLLFIQIVRVLLPYDVKIDIFFYLFAVLGNLICIIPEIFFKIRKCSSFKVFNRLNISRNEVIDFTNSVLCYLIYSVILNLVFFIFKLNTTYLLSLEIGYISHLILESFSVTGVRLLYPAFIRFSLITKKDAVFRGFIKDSKPERILAGVFILLFVICLPTDSYKKIIHSIIQNPIGALSDVKYEASEKETIVYVKGIHNVTHEKIEKNFKAIGWLGANSVVVEDPETGYLYSIGKGLTDNIQPFSMEEKTGDNILITSKNISVYRTNLHKIVSELDSTIKDPDTSVFITGNLYTDDENYHIASNPTEYNPIKLAQKCLELQFARIEDLDRLKNTHITTGKLVIRYEKKIKKNNENVANAEENNYNDKKYNKEDTKTEDLNKFKISFNAMDISDIKVKVGQKVKKGDVLVISSKEQDALNLENQKNNIDYSKLEGSISKIQASYKEKLDSKYKELELNKKLYSEGLISEQAVKNIESDIAYLKANEELEISSIQSEQAKLSAQIENNNKHISRLEIKSPINGEVSNVSINFNAGVISGSISVE encoded by the coding sequence ATGAGTATTTACTCTCATATAGCCTTTTCACTATTATTTATACAGATTGTAAGAGTACTATTACCATACGACGTAAAGATAGACATATTTTTTTACTTATTTGCAGTATTAGGAAACCTAATATGTATAATACCAGAAATATTTTTCAAAATAAGAAAATGCTCAAGTTTTAAAGTATTTAATAGACTTAATATTAGTCGAAACGAAGTGATAGATTTTACAAACTCAGTATTGTGTTATCTAATCTACTCAGTAATATTAAATCTTGTATTTTTTATATTCAAATTAAACACTACATACCTACTCAGTTTAGAGATAGGATATATTTCTCATCTGATACTGGAGAGCTTTTCTGTGACAGGCGTAAGGCTACTTTATCCAGCATTTATCAGGTTTTCACTTATTACGAAAAAAGATGCGGTATTTAGAGGCTTCATCAAGGATAGTAAGCCAGAGAGAATACTTGCAGGAGTTTTTATATTGCTTTTTGTAATATGTCTTCCAACAGACAGCTACAAAAAAATAATCCACTCAATCATCCAGAACCCTATTGGCGCATTGTCAGACGTGAAATATGAAGCATCAGAAAAAGAAACAATCGTTTACGTAAAAGGCATACACAACGTTACACACGAAAAAATAGAAAAGAATTTTAAGGCTATTGGATGGCTTGGCGCCAATTCTGTAGTAGTAGAAGACCCAGAGACAGGATATCTTTATAGCATAGGTAAAGGCTTAACTGATAACATACAGCCGTTTTCAATGGAAGAGAAGACAGGGGATAATATATTGATAACAAGCAAGAATATAAGCGTTTACAGGACGAATTTACACAAAATAGTATCTGAACTAGATAGCACAATAAAAGACCCTGATACAAGTGTATTCATAACAGGAAACCTTTATACAGACGATGAAAACTATCATATAGCATCAAATCCTACAGAATACAACCCGATAAAGTTAGCTCAGAAGTGTTTAGAGTTACAATTTGCAAGGATTGAAGACTTGGACAGGCTAAAGAATACTCACATAACAACAGGAAAGCTTGTAATAAGATATGAGAAAAAGATAAAAAAGAATAATGAAAATGTAGCAAACGCAGAGGAAAACAACTACAATGATAAAAAATATAATAAAGAAGATACTAAAACAGAAGATTTAAATAAATTTAAAATAAGCTTTAACGCAATGGATATTTCAGATATAAAAGTAAAAGTAGGCCAGAAGGTTAAAAAAGGCGATGTATTAGTAATATCATCAAAAGAACAGGACGCTTTAAATTTAGAAAACCAAAAGAATAACATAGATTACTCCAAGCTTGAAGGCTCTATCTCAAAGATACAAGCAAGCTACAAGGAAAAGCTTGATAGCAAATATAAAGAACTTGAGTTAAACAAAAAGCTTTATTCTGAAGGCTTAATCTCTGAACAGGCAGTAAAGAATATAGAAAGTGATATAGCATATCTAAAGGCAAACGAAGAGCTTGAGATTTCAAGCATTCAGTCCGAACAGGCAAAATTAAGCGCACAGATTGAAAATAACAACAAGCACATATCAAGGCTTGAGATAAAATCGCCAATAAATGGAGAGGTATCAAATGTCAGTATAAATTTCAATGCAGGAGTGATAAGTGGGAGTATTAGCGTGGAGTAA
- a CDS encoding nucleotide sugar dehydrogenase has product MSFKYDVCIVGGLGHVGLPLGLSFANKNLKTILYDINKDAIELVKNKVMPFMEQGAEEMLKNTLDKTLFVTDERDVIKDSKFIVIVIGTPVDEHLSPNFVLFRDFLSRFINLFSDDQHIILRSTVYPGTTEKIVDYLRRNNLKTRVSFCPERIAQGYAIAEISNLPQIISSDDEESFSEAEKLFKTITSEVIRLSFMEAELAKLFTNVYRYIKFSIANQFYQIALQNNLDFYKIYDAIVYNYPRAKDFPKAGFTAGPCLFKDTMQLAAFSKNNFFLGHAAMLVNEGLPYFLVEQLKQRVSLDNKVVGILGMAFKPDCDDKRESLAYKLKHILEFENCTLFCSDPYIKDPRFLPEDELIEKCDIIFIGCPHSRYSSLNIPSEKILIDPWRSKQK; this is encoded by the coding sequence TTGAGCTTTAAGTATGACGTATGTATAGTTGGCGGTTTAGGTCATGTGGGACTACCACTTGGTCTATCCTTTGCAAACAAAAATCTAAAAACTATCCTGTATGACATAAATAAGGATGCAATAGAACTGGTAAAGAATAAAGTAATGCCCTTTATGGAACAGGGCGCTGAAGAGATGCTAAAAAATACTCTTGATAAAACCCTTTTCGTTACTGACGAAAGAGATGTAATTAAGGATTCAAAGTTCATCGTCATAGTAATAGGAACCCCAGTAGATGAGCACCTGTCCCCTAACTTTGTCTTATTTAGAGACTTTCTATCACGATTTATAAATCTATTTTCAGATGACCAGCATATAATCTTGAGAAGCACGGTATATCCTGGCACTACTGAAAAGATTGTTGATTACCTTAGAAGAAACAATCTGAAGACAAGGGTATCCTTTTGTCCTGAAAGAATTGCCCAGGGCTATGCTATAGCTGAAATATCTAATCTTCCTCAGATAATCTCATCTGATGACGAAGAATCTTTTTCTGAAGCTGAAAAGCTATTTAAGACTATTACGTCAGAAGTAATAAGGCTCTCCTTTATGGAAGCAGAATTAGCAAAGCTCTTTACAAACGTCTACAGGTATATAAAGTTCTCTATTGCAAATCAGTTCTATCAGATTGCCCTTCAAAACAATCTTGACTTTTACAAGATATATGACGCTATTGTATATAACTATCCCAGAGCAAAGGACTTTCCTAAGGCAGGCTTTACAGCAGGGCCATGTCTTTTCAAGGATACAATGCAGCTTGCTGCCTTTAGCAAAAACAACTTCTTCTTAGGTCATGCTGCTATGCTTGTAAATGAAGGGCTGCCTTACTTTCTTGTTGAGCAGCTAAAGCAAAGAGTATCTCTTGATAACAAAGTAGTAGGCATTCTTGGCATGGCATTTAAGCCAGATTGCGATGACAAGAGAGAGTCTCTTGCGTACAAGTTAAAACACATCTTAGAATTTGAAAACTGCACGCTCTTTTGCTCAGACCCATACATAAAAGATCCTAGGTTTTTGCCTGAAGATGAACTAATAGAGAAATGCGACATCATATTCATAGGCTGTCCACACAGCAGATACTCTAGCCTAAATATACCTAGTGAAAAGATATTAATTGATCCATGGCGCAGCAAACAAAAATAA
- a CDS encoding DUF3226 domain-containing protein — protein MAAKSAVSKNLLIVESKNDQYFIEGLIKYLKLNNIELGTPICNIEDYECLGGLGNLSRRLRDLKKEIESKGLEKIGILIDADDEGIENRIELINGAIKEICSDVSFTRINEPKHSQELDIDFICYITNVNGYGELETLLKAIKSKDSTFADCLKSWRKCAKKFGREIKDKEFDKFWFNIYCRYDCCAEEERKQAGKNCNTETSLKKDIWDFEHSLLDGLKEFLRLLA, from the coding sequence ATGGCAGCGAAATCCGCGGTGAGTAAAAATCTTCTTATTGTAGAAAGCAAAAACGATCAGTATTTTATCGAAGGACTGATTAAATATTTAAAACTTAATAATATTGAGTTAGGTACTCCAATATGTAATATTGAAGATTACGAGTGTTTGGGTGGTTTAGGCAATCTTTCCAGACGATTAAGAGATTTAAAAAAGGAGATCGAGTCTAAAGGATTGGAAAAAATAGGTATACTTATAGATGCTGATGATGAAGGAATTGAAAATCGCATTGAGCTTATTAATGGTGCAATAAAGGAAATATGTTCTGATGTTTCTTTTACTCGAATAAATGAGCCTAAACATAGTCAAGAACTTGATATCGATTTTATTTGTTATATTACTAATGTTAATGGATATGGTGAACTTGAGACGCTTCTTAAAGCAATTAAATCTAAAGATTCAACTTTTGCAGATTGCTTAAAATCTTGGCGAAAATGTGCTAAAAAATTTGGAAGAGAGATTAAAGATAAAGAGTTCGATAAATTTTGGTTTAATATTTATTGCCGATATGATTGTTGTGCCGAAGAAGAAAGGAAACAGGCAGGTAAGAATTGTAATACTGAAACTTCACTGAAAAAAGATATTTGGGATTTTGAGCATTCTCTATTGGATGGTTTAAAGGAATTTTTAAGATTGCTCGCATAG
- a CDS encoding ISNCY family transposase, whose amino-acid sequence MTVKKALIKVWNVLDCPCGKRLKPVLPEIIYKLKEFKEIQIERDVEEKLFKISASTIDRILSEYKRMNKPKGKTYTKPGSLLKSQIPIRTFSEWDESIPGYLEIDLVGHEGGDLRGEFIQTLAAVDICTGWIEIDALRNKAQRWVFESIDEIKKRLPFKLFGIDSDNGAEFINHQLHRYCVENNITFTRSRKYRKNDNCYVEQKNYSVVRKYVGYFRYDREVELITLKRLYESLRLYINFFQSCNETNLKRKNWK is encoded by the coding sequence TTGACAGTAAAAAAGGCGTTAATTAAGGTATGGAACGTTTTAGATTGTCCATGTGGCAAAAGGTTAAAACCTGTTCTTCCTGAAATAATATATAAACTTAAAGAGTTTAAAGAAATACAAATTGAAAGGGATGTAGAAGAAAAACTCTTTAAGATAAGCGCATCTACTATAGACAGAATACTTTCAGAATACAAAAGAATGAATAAACCAAAGGGAAAGACATATACAAAACCAGGCAGCCTTCTTAAAAGCCAGATTCCTATAAGGACATTTTCAGAATGGGACGAAAGTATACCTGGATATTTAGAAATAGACCTTGTAGGTCATGAAGGAGGAGATCTAAGAGGAGAATTTATCCAAACTCTAGCTGCAGTTGACATTTGCACCGGTTGGATAGAAATAGATGCTTTAAGAAATAAAGCTCAAAGGTGGGTTTTTGAATCAATAGATGAAATAAAGAAACGCTTGCCTTTTAAACTCTTTGGAATTGATTCTGATAATGGAGCAGAGTTTATAAATCATCAACTTCATCGTTATTGTGTTGAAAATAATATAACGTTCACAAGGTCAAGAAAATATAGAAAAAACGATAATTGCTATGTTGAACAGAAAAACTACTCTGTAGTAAGAAAATATGTTGGTTATTTTAGATATGATAGAGAAGTTGAGCTAATAACTTTAAAAAGGCTTTATGAAAGCCTAAGGCTATATATAAACTTTTTTCAGTCCTGTAATGAAACAAATCTCAAAAGAAAGAATTGGAAGTAA
- a CDS encoding type II toxin-antitoxin system HicB family antitoxin has product MYNIEKVNHYNVILEPQEEGGYTVVVPALPGCISEGETIEEAIENIKEAIELYLESLQEDGLPIPEDKSIVKEVVV; this is encoded by the coding sequence GTGTATAATATTGAGAAGGTGAATCATTATAATGTTATATTGGAACCTCAAGAAGAGGGTGGGTATACTGTAGTTGTTCCAGCTCTTCCTGGGTGCATTTCTGAGGGAGAGACTATTGAAGAAGCGATTGAGAATATAAAGGAAGCAATAGAGCTTTATCTTGAGAGTCTTCAAGAAGATGGGCTCCCAATTCCTGAAGATAAAAGTATAGTAAAGGAAGTGGTTGTCTGA
- a CDS encoding NAD-dependent epimerase/dehydratase family protein encodes MKILVTGSAGFVGGYLVEELLNNGHEVVGIDNFSKYGELSKSYDNNPNYRFVQGDVKDTELLKDLISDCDQVVAGAAMIGGISYFHKFAYDLLAENERIIASTFDAAIWAFRNKKLKKINVLSSSMVFENTSIFPTPEGEERRCPPPSSTYGFQKLACEYFAQGAWEQYRLPYTIIRPFNCIGIGERRALSDESIMSGNVKLAMSHVVPDLVQKVLKGQDPLHILGSGNQLRHYTYGGDLARGIRYCIENENAINEDFNISTSKAHTVLELAQIIWKKVYGDSKPFRYVSDEPFPYDVQKRSPDVSKAKRLLNFEAKVTLEDALDEIIPWIKKQIELGKI; translated from the coding sequence ATGAAGATACTTGTAACTGGTTCTGCTGGTTTTGTAGGAGGATACCTTGTAGAAGAGCTCTTGAACAACGGTCATGAGGTAGTAGGAATAGACAACTTTTCTAAGTACGGCGAGTTGTCAAAAAGCTATGATAACAATCCTAATTATAGGTTTGTGCAAGGAGACGTAAAGGACACTGAGCTCTTAAAGGATCTAATCTCTGACTGCGATCAAGTAGTAGCAGGAGCTGCCATGATAGGCGGCATATCATATTTTCACAAGTTTGCATACGATCTCTTGGCTGAAAACGAAAGAATAATAGCATCTACCTTTGACGCTGCAATCTGGGCATTTAGGAACAAGAAGTTAAAGAAGATAAACGTTCTTTCATCCTCTATGGTATTTGAAAACACGTCAATCTTTCCTACTCCTGAAGGAGAAGAGAGAAGATGCCCCCCTCCATCCTCTACCTACGGCTTTCAAAAGCTTGCCTGCGAATACTTTGCTCAGGGTGCATGGGAGCAATACAGATTGCCATATACCATCATCAGGCCATTTAACTGTATTGGAATAGGGGAAAGAAGAGCCCTTTCTGATGAGAGCATTATGTCTGGCAACGTAAAGCTTGCTATGAGCCACGTAGTGCCAGATCTGGTTCAAAAGGTCCTAAAGGGTCAAGATCCTCTTCACATACTGGGTTCTGGCAACCAACTAAGACATTATACCTATGGAGGAGACCTTGCAAGGGGCATTAGATACTGTATTGAAAACGAAAATGCTATAAACGAGGACTTTAACATATCTACCTCCAAAGCTCATACTGTCCTTGAACTAGCTCAGATTATCTGGAAAAAGGTTTACGGCGACTCAAAGCCTTTCAGATACGTATCTGACGAACCCTTCCCATACGACGTTCAAAAGAGATCCCCTGACGTATCCAAAGCAAAGAGACTTCTAAACTTTGAGGCAAAAGTTACTTTAGAAGATGCATTAGACGAGATAATCCCATGGATAAAAAAACAAATTGAGCTAGGTAAGATTTAA